The sequence CCGTTGGAGAAGTTGTTGTACGGACGGTGATTTGGATTTTTGTATTAAATATTCTTATATTCATTAATTGTTTTGCTCTTTATAGTGCGTCTTTGTATTGGATTTGGGGCTTGTCAGTCCGTGGTCAGGTGCCATTCACGTGCATACCGGTTCACTTGACCGTTGGCTGACATCATCATTCTTTTGCCCTTTAATGCTGCAGGGTACAGAGTGAGATTCGTTCGCATCATTTCATCTTTTACACCAAGACACGTGGCGCCCAATAAGCCCAAATATTGACTAACAACTTCATCTTTCTTGGACTCTTCTAATCAGCAGGCCCATTGGGCCACACTCAAATTGTTTTTCTACccactttgtgttttttttttcttcatcattaAAAATGAACATTGGATACACAAAAGTCTAACTGAACCAATTGTCAAAATATACTTCTCATTGAAATTCAACATTGGACACATATATACCTAATCTAACcaattgtcaaccgagtcactTCTCGTTAGTTGTAGAAGGCAATATGCTTGTTGGCAGACctgcattttttttgttcatttagtGTAATTTTCAGGTCATTCACGGCCTAAAGAGACCTATAAAAACTGAGAAACTACACTTTAACGAAAGTCAAAGCAATCATTTTTATAAACCTGGTCAAAGTTGAACAAGAATTCTGGACAAGTTTACTTCATAGGCAGTTTTTgtaaaaattgacaaaataaaGATGATGACAATGGTAATTCCTAAAATTGAGATGTTAATGAGGGTTGATATGCATATTTCAATCAGATAACTATAGAACAAGTAGACTGTAGACATAGTCCAGGTGGGCTTGACATTCCTACAAAATCTAGATGGTGAAGAAGTTAACAAGCtacctttttcttctcttctttcttcatttgaagAATGGGGATGTTAAGCTGATCATCTCTATATCTAATCACACAAGCTTTGtgaaaaatgtcaaaaagaaTCTAGTAGACGAgggttatttattaaaaaaaggacAGCGTTACGTATCCCTAACGAATTCAGTCATAATCaaccataacatgtaattagacaacgtaataacgaaaatcaatgtaattagacgACTCAATATAATTAAACAACGTAGTAAcaaaagtcaatgtaattaaacgtaataacgaaatccAATGTTTTTAGAAAACGCAATACCACTGaccgattttgaaaaaaattgttaGGGCTTTATAGAGTTTTCATTCCAAAAAGCATGACCAATAAATTTTAAGTTCTACCAATATTTTCCTCCCAATCAGGAATAAATATGGATATACAGAAGCACTCCCTCCAGCAGCACCAAATTGTAACTGTTCCACCCTTTCATGCtagtttgaatgtgttcatCTACTTAAAGTTTCATGCTCCTTGTCCAAACCTTAAACCCAAATGAAATCTCACATTTCCAGCATCACTTCATATCATAATAAACTAAAACGATAAATAAGTAATATTCTACGATTGTGAGGCCCATGGGCATCCCTAAATAAGTTCCAGAAACAAGGCTTCTTGTTTACTAGTCAGGCCAAGTTCGTTCAACGTCAAACCGCTCTCCCCATCACTGAAAGCACGCCTTGGATACGGCCTCACCTGTTCCAGGTAATGAAAAGGTTTTAGGCgccacatataaaaaaaaatttccaaagtTCTTTTTAAccatcttcaaggatggatacatCTGCAGGCTAGATTTCTCATACAACCAACTGATCACGCATACTTAAGACTAACTGACGTTATAGATAAGTTACCGAGGGGGAGGACAGCTAAGGAATTACCAGTCTGTAAGTGCCAGGCTTGACCCCTCTACCAATATCTATGAAGTCAAAGAGTGCCTGCCAAAGAAACAAGTAGATTGATTGATCGCAAAGCAAAAAACCAACAAGCTCCACTTTCAAGAAATATTACCTGTAGCTTGTCAGACTTCAGAAACCGCCTGCCATGTCTGCTGCCGTCAGGCATTCGTACCAAAAGGGTTACAGCATTCTCATCCTCCAGTAACGGTTCTGGAGGCAGCAAAGCTTCTTTTGCTGCTAATAGCCTTTCAAGTTCCTGCTAGCATACAGAAGGCAACAATGAACACCTTCGAAGCAGTATTTACTACATAGAATGGTTGCCTGTCCAATGGGAAACAAGCAACTACAGTATGAGTCAATGGGCAATGAATGAAACATGCAATTTCTTTCCAAATAGATGATTGGCAAGAGTTAACTGGCAATGGAGGTAATAAAAATCATCGGAAGATGTGGAGGGTTTGGGAGTGAATTGGAAAAAAAGATAGTAATACCAATGCACTTGCCAAGCAATGAACCTATTTCCATGATAGTCACTTCTCTTAGAACAGATATACTAATACACTACTGATCCGCTTCATCTATAGCTGACACCAGATAAAGCAGTATCTTAGTTGCCCCATTCATGCCAAAACACAATTCAATGCTTCCAGCAGTAACTAAACCCAATCCCAAAATATTTATCTTATAACAAAGAACCCATAAATGATGTTTTCATCCAACAAACCAAGAGGCAACTAATAAGTTTAACTTTAAAACTTGTTGCCTTGTTTCCATCAAATAGGATTGACTAGAGAAAAGAGGAGCATACCAACTCTTAGAAGAAATTAAGAACTGAAAGGTTGTTATCAATACTATTTCACTGTACTTCTCATTCATTTTAAGATTCTTCAATTTAGCCATTCAAAGAGCATGGGACAAAATTTAAGGCAATTAAGTTATATAatcataaacatataaaatatatgacgatgaatattatataaatattttatcatCTTTATGAAAAACTTTCATGTGGTAGCAATGTAGCATTAATGTTTCAGAATAGCCATTTTTCAGATTGTGCGTTGTCTATCTTCTAAGCATGTATTTCAGATGTGTTGTATCATCGTCTTTACCAAGAAAGTATTATAATCAGCAGCAACAAATATTGTCTGGATTTATATCTTACAAgctttagataaaaaaaaaaaatgtaatattcATGGACATTTTACTTCTCACAGGAATGACAAGATAGTTATTTAAACCATATAAGTAGATAAAATTCATTGATAGAATATAAATTAAAGCATTTCAAATATGTAGGGCCACATTTCTAGACATGCATCTAAGAAATGCTTATCCAGTGAAAATTTGACAGGAAAAGAAACATCTACAAAAACAATATCAGACCCTCACTGCACCACAAAAAtacaaaggtaaacaacaccccaTTGCATAATGATTCAGCTTTGCAAAAAGTTCAACATAGTCTTGCATGAGCAACGATATATAATATAAGTAGTACCTGCTCCTCCTCCAACTTCCGACGAGATTCTAcctctttttgtttctcttcctCAAGAGCTGCCTCTCTCGCCACTTTTTCTTGTAGATGACGTGCTTCAGCTTCTTCCATGGCCTTCAACTCTTTCTCTCGGTCAGCTTGCAATGATGCTAAATACTCATCATCCTGCGAGTGTTGAAAAATCAGACAATTATTCAAGGACAGGATTTCAGCCAACAAATTTCCATGTGGAGTGTGGAAATCAACCTGTTGTTCTCGTATCAAACGCTGAGCTTCCAAAGAGGGTGACAGAGGACGAGGAACTGGCCGAGGATAAGGGTGAGATGCTTGCATGAAATGATGTGGTGCATATGGAAAATTATACCCAGTCCCTTCAGGTATTCCGCCAAACATTGCTGCCTCAAGCATGACTGCTTCATCATGCTCCACAGAAGAGATACCTCCCCACTTCAATTCACCAGAAGGAAAATATACCCAGTATTAGCTCACcgaaggaaaaataaatttatcaattaagAAAGAAGAGTTTTGAAATGCTAACGTGGCCTCACATACCTCATTTGAAGGGAAGGCATCTCCATTGTGTGGTGAACGGTCGTCAGTATCACGCAGTCCATGGCTTGATGGTGGACTAGCTTCAACAACTGCTGCTTCTGTAGAAGATTCCACAAGGCCAGAAGGCATTCTCCGATATCTGTTCCTAACAAGAGGCTGCTTCTCTACATCTTCCACTTCATCTGGGACAAATGAACTCCCTGCCTCGATCCTACATAATTACATGCATCCTTTCATATTAACCAGTAATAAAGAAGAACATATACATGCATGCTTACACCCTTACAGGACCAAACCTATGTTGTTCATGTAGTTCATATGCAAAAATAGGAATAAGGAGATGGCTACCTTCCATTTGACACAGCTATTTTGTCAAGTTCCACCTCAGAGGTTCCAACTTCTGCAGCTCCAGCTTTTCCTCCCAGCTCACGTAATGATTGCTCCTGCTCTGCTGTCTACATTCACTTCACACTGAGCTCAACGAAATAGACACAGCCAAATAATTGTaagaatcaaaaataaaaaggaacaaACCGTCAAAGACAATGAGACTGCATGTTCAAGGTCTGAATCTAAATGAGGCCCTTGTGGTGGcccaaaatcatccaaatcctGCACATAGTAAAGCATGTGGTTGTACAACACAGAGATAGCCATACACATCGCATTTGTACCCAAGCTGTAAAGGGTAGCCTACCTGAACCTCATGTTTTGAAGCCTCAATAGCCGCTCGAATCATTTCTTCTTCAATGTCATTGCCATAATCTGGATACCTATCAAACTCAGGAGCACTTGGCCTAATACGTGTATCATGAGAACTATCACCTTGTGGTCCATTCTGCGCAGCCACCAGGGGATTTGGCACAGCTGGAGCATTCTTGTCATTGTCATCGGCAATGATGACAGTCCCATGGACATCTTGGCCATGTGCATGATCAGTGTCAGTTACATCTTCAATGATAGGGGCTTGGCCTGTGCTTCTTGATGACTCGCTACCATCCTTAACCTCTATGGGAATCTCCCTTACCTCCCTTGGATGTGTAACAAATGGCTCACTGTTCATAAAATCAGAACCAGGATCAAATAAAATTCTACCGAAGCTTGGATCCAGAAGTGAAAATGGATTCACAGCTCCAGCCCCAGATAGAAGTGACAAAGGGGGTCTTGCAGGTCCAGTTGCAATTGGATCATCTATTTCCATGAGATCATCTCCAGGAGCAGCAATAGATGGTCCATGCCCACTGAACATTGAACAGAAAAAAAGGTAAGATAGAATGAACAAAGCATAAGGAATGGTATGCATTAAGAACCGCAGAACGCATGGtcaacaagaaaataatattaatcCAAGCACTTATGTGAAAATAATTCACCAACATGTTTGTATCTCCTTCACTGAAATGTGCATTAACAGCAGCATTGAGATCACCACCATGACCCTGatcgaaagaaaaataatataaattaaaaacaaaaaagccaAATTAACTTTCAGGATACATCTCAGAAGACAGACAATAACGATAAGTAACTGGAAGTCAacctaagagagagagagagagacctgaACCTTAAACTGCCTATATGCATCACCATAAAAATACTTTCTATTCAACAGAAACTCCTCAAATGCAAATACATTCATATAAAGCATCAGAAGTAGTGGGCAGGCTATGAGGGCTCATGGTTATTATTGAGCCTCCCATGAAAGAGATATCTCAACCACCCTAGAACAACAGGGGAAATCATTTTTGGATATGATAGGGCGAAACTAGCTCTGTAAAAAAGTAGCATCCAAAATTTCAATGATGATAGGAGTCACCCGTAGTACAGTCAAAGCAACACAGAGAATCTACAGTTAGAAATATATTCAAGCTGCTGAGAAACAAAATAACATCACTCTTTTGTAGGCCAAATGAATATAATCAACTAGGACGCTATTTCCATCCTAAAACAGAAAGAATTGTCTAACTGTCTATTCCGCATGAACATTAACCCAAAATGCctgaaatagaaaagaaaaactgaAGTACAAATTCAAGCCAACATACTTGCACAAGCAgtatttagggaaaaaaaaattaagaacaagCATGTGCTATCCTGACTTCGTAACTCTAGATATCCAATTTTTACTCTACCATCATCAGCCATTTTAAAGGGGGCATGATCTGTGGAAGCTAGTTGATACCTAAATCATGTAGTATACTAGTATCACACAACTGTAATCTAAATATCCATTCTCGATAAGCACAATGCCTACCGCTGCCATTAGAATTTAAAACTATTTTGCCATCATCCTGCATACGCTGACCAAAACCTACCATCAGGAACTTCTAAAGGACTATACTTCCATCACTAAGAAGTGaatcacatataaaaaaattattccaCCTAATTGCACAATAACAAAACCTATCAACCAAAGAAAAGTGGAGTTAAAATTACAACTTATAATGCATCCAAAAAAAGTTAAATCTTATAACAATCCAATTCCAAcagaaaaaaaggggaaaaaaaaccaagacCTCCATAGATATACTCTCATCATATTGTAACTCAGTTCTCAGAAAACTGAAGTTTGAGTATCTACAAGAACGAAAATTCAATCTCTAACTTTTAAAAGACATAAAGGTCTAATTACTATCCCGATTGTTGATTGCCAATCGATTAACTTTAGTCAATAAACCAATATAAAAAGAAGAGGAGAATAAACCAACAATGTGCCCAATTGAAACCCTAACTACAAGCCGATTACACTATCCAATAGTTGCAAAAACACTTGTAGAACCGATCAGAACAGATTAATTTCATGATTGCAAACAAAACTCCTCAGTAAAGGCAATCAATCAAAACTCCAAATTAGCGAGGACACACAGGACTGATTACCTCAAGCTTTTCTACAGCGACCGGTTCAGGTACACCAGTGATGCTCATGAACGTCTCGATTGCTTCTTGATTAGGTCGAGCCATTCTGTAATTCAGAGAATTTTGAGCTAGAGAGATAGAGAGGACGCTATTGctattcttttctttgctttggtATGAAGCCACTACATCTCTCTCCAAGGTTCCACGTTTCCTCTACTACTCTAGTCGTGTTTGGTTGGAGAAGGTGTTTTTGGTCATTTAATACTTCAAGGCTGCGTTTGTTTACGTCTCTAAATGTCAAAAGTTAAAACATGTGAGtccataattatttttaacttctttaattttaatttggtaGTCtggatttaattttaatttgttatactACGTCATCGTTTAGACGcttaaccaaaaagaaaaagacaaaagtaAAAGATAAGTAGATGTAATGAATTTTCAGTTTGATTCGTGTAATCCAACTTTTTaggaatatgattttttttttgttaatgattctttttgtttgtttggtggaatttgtaattttaaatttcaagaaAAATTAGATTCTCCGAAATGAGGaattctcattttctctcaaaaagaGAGGAATCTTCCTTGAGAAATGATAATCctcacttatttttaattaaatacatataatatattttaaaagcaCATAATTTCTACAatatctttttttcctctttttaatttgaatattcaaattaaagtattattttttaatttaaattgtCCATACAATGtgaaataattatttaatatatcatttttaattatatatgaaaATAAGGGCTTTTAGTAATCTAAGCATTATTCCGTTGTCATTTTTATTCTAATTAAATATGGCCAAGAAAATCAACGATACTAGGAAAGTAGTATGAAAGTATGATCCAAACATTGTCATTGAATGAGGATGCCAACAAAATAGCTTTCCCACCACTGTGAATCCATTGTATTGGAAGGTGATTCCTTGTTAGTTATTGAGGCCCTAAAGAGCAATGACATTTCTTTATCTAAAACTACTTTATGTATAAGCAATGCTAAGGCTAGATTTGCCCATTTCTCTTTGGTGAACTATTGTCATGTCAAAAGAGCAGCTATCATCTAGGAGATGATGATTATTTATatgataaatttaattaaaatgattaGGGTTATAAagttttattcaatttaattgtaTTTAGAAAAAATGTGGGTGCAAAAAGCAAACATGTTTTTAGGTAATATCATATAaggttaatttaataaatttaattttttttaaaaaattgtgtgTGCATTGAGTCCAAATGTTTGCAAATATCGGCTCCCTTCATGAAAATTAATAGACTTAAACCAATGTAATATAAACGAGGCCCATACAAATATTCAATCAAGATATCTAAAAGCCCAATAACATAATGACAAGAAGAGCCCAAGACCAAGTTGATCAAGAGCCCGCAAGATGGAAGCCTGCAAAGCTATGTGCTTATTTTATTTGCATTTCCTTTCATGCaagtaactaaaaaaaaaaaatcctattcataaaaaaaaacctgaaaaataagagagaaataTGGACTTCCAAATGTATGGGCTCTGAAATCATCTTTTAACATATTTGAAATTGGACTCaatgatttcaattttcaaaggcTTTAGTTTCTCAAATAAATCCAGCGACGGAAAAATCCTACATGGTAtcctattgttcgtcagatcagattTCTCGGACATGCCACATAGGTGCCATGCAAGCATTTTCCTACCCCAATATCACTTGAacgacgaaaatgatactttccaatagttgagggatgaaaatgggaggggaaaaaaacttagggacaaaaatgaaactcgccccataattgagggacgaaaagtaccTTTTTGCCTAATATAAACAAGGCGTATACATATATTCAAATAGTGTGTTTCATGCAAACTAATGGACTTCGCAATGATCTATTTAGTAGAATTAAAATTAAGACGTGTTACTTGTTACTGATGAAACAGTGCCCATGTGTTGTCCTTCAGTTGTATTTCCTGTGTGGTCGACTTCAGCTTGTAGAAAGACAATTATTTGTTGGCACTGATATTTGTAAGATCTACAGTAGATCCTTGTTCAGCTTCACCTTCTTGAATGCTACTTCCCGGCCACTAGATTGTTTGCATAGGACTTTCCATTCTAGTATTCCCTTGGGCTTTTATTTGAGTGATTTAGAGGTCCATGTAATATGTAGCATTTATCAATAgtatgattgttttttttttttttttgcaataatTACAAAATGTACAATGAGATATTTGTAAACATATCTGGCATTGTTGTGCCATTTTAAGGTAGTGTTGACACACTCTTCATATAGTTTACGGCTTTTGTGAGTGCTATAATAATGTTTGATGTGTTGAATCTTGAATCTCTCGAGGATTCATAATTGATCAAGTGCTCGATTTTTGCACTATAGGGCATCAACCCGCAAGATGGGCCCAAACTAAGCTCAGCCCATTACTTTTGGAGTATAGTCTATCGTCATGAGCAATTTCCGCACTCAAATGCTCACAAAAAGAGTAATAATACAGACTCACAATTTATAACCCACATTTATTCCCAATCCCATATGACATGTGTGatagtcatttattataaatgGGGGGGGGGTAAAAATGAAAGTCATAAATTAGAAtctcaaatcattttttttctcacaaAAATTAGTGCATAAATGGAGAATGATGATACTTGAGACATCCAAAAAGTGACTCAAATTTcgcccatttaatgtggagtgtttgATGTAAAATGGGCCCTCTAAGTGGGTCCTATTCAATATTCAATGTCTATCTCACGTGTCACGTGTATTGGGATAAATGAGGTTCATAAATTGAGAGTCTGTAACGTTACTCATCAAATATTGATACTATTCAATATTCAATGTCTATCTCACGTGTCACGTGTATTGGGGTAAATGAGGTTCATAAATTGAGAGTGTAGCGTTACTCATCAAAAAAATGGGTCAATGTGTTAGATATATGCTTGGATCGACTCACTCGCTTTTAAGTTCAAAAAGTACAAATATTGATACTGATAAGATGGTCATGTTAGCTTTGATGCGATCGGTTGAAGCCATAAAAAAgaatgcttgagaccctcaaatTATAATTCCTATTTTATCCTTAATTCATGTGGAGAGTTAAATGTTAAGTGAGCTCTACATGTATACTTAATAAACATGAACATTTCACATAGGATAAAGGGTAAAATGAGAGTCATAAATTGAGATTGTGTAACATTGTGCAATCGATGTGAAGTAATTGGATGTTAAGGAGATTCTACATGTGTGCTTATAATCAACAACTATCCACATGTATTGGGGTAAAATGGGGGTCGTAAATTAAGTTTCTATAGcattgcataaataaaaaagagggtCAATGTGTCGGATATATACTTGCTCACTCTTTTAAGTACAAAGATTCACCGCAGGCAACTCAGTCATATACATACCCGTATACAATACTTGGTATCAAAGTTGACAATTAGGATAATAAtaccccacaaaaaaaaaaaagggtaattaAGAATTCCGTCCATCATAAGTAGCTTCCAAATCAAGTGAAGTTGGGAGATAATCTAATTCATCCCTCGTGTTTACACTTAAAAAGATGCCTAATCAGACAatcaatgctttgaatgataattGTGATGTTTTATTCTTAATTTAGTACTGTAATTGAATTGGAAGTGTCTTGATTAATCAGCATGAAGTCAAAATgataggtgttttttttttttttttttaatgtgttgCCTTCTTgttgtatttattattat is a genomic window of Tripterygium wilfordii isolate XIE 37 chromosome 16, ASM1340144v1, whole genome shotgun sequence containing:
- the LOC119981474 gene encoding plant UBX domain-containing protein 8-like, with product MARPNQEAIETFMSITGVPEPVAVEKLEGHGGDLNAAVNAHFSEGDTNIGHGPSIAAPGDDLMEIDDPIATGPARPPLSLLSGAGAVNPFSLLDPSFGRILFDPGSDFMNSEPFVTHPREVREIPIEVKDGSESSRSTGQAPIIEDVTDTDHAHGQDVHGTVIIADDNDKNAPAVPNPLVAAQNGPQGDSSHDTRIRPSAPEFDRYPDYGNDIEEEMIRAAIEASKHEVQDLDDFGPPQGPHLDSDLEHAVSLSLTTAEQEQSLRELGGKAGAAEVGTSEVELDKIAVSNGRIEAGSSFVPDEVEDVEKQPLVRNRYRRMPSGLVESSTEAAVVEASPPSSHGLRDTDDRSPHNGDAFPSNEWGGISSVEHDEAVMLEAAMFGGIPEGTGYNFPYAPHHFMQASHPYPRPVPRPLSPSLEAQRLIREQQDDEYLASLQADREKELKAMEEAEARHLQEKVAREAALEEEKQKEVESRRKLEEEQELERLLAAKEALLPPEPLLEDENAVTLLVRMPDGSRHGRRFLKSDKLQALFDFIDIGRGVKPGTYRLVRPYPRRAFSDGESGLTLNELGLTSKQEALFLELI